One window of the Marinifilum sp. JC120 genome contains the following:
- a CDS encoding purine-binding chemotaxis protein CheW, translating to MKTPEEYFVENVNLPSEEKQSGGYTDAEEAFMDKYMGIGGQAAFNSLERVDPRGDTALPGFGSGPVDDYGGEGSSADFEEKLKDEDQIQLVSFVVGDKEYGLPIMVIQEVVRKIPVTLLPAAPRFMQGIINLRGRVTPVLDLRYLLHDGMGIHDKFVVICRHKGLQIGLAISAVRTMYRADSKDMVWGVESEVGVSSDFLLGLYKNGEKLVSVLSVDRLVEQILKSEGEGNA from the coding sequence ATGAAGACGCCTGAAGAATATTTTGTTGAAAATGTGAACCTGCCTAGCGAAGAAAAGCAGTCCGGTGGATATACTGATGCCGAAGAAGCTTTCATGGATAAGTATATGGGCATTGGCGGGCAGGCAGCATTTAACAGCCTTGAGAGGGTTGATCCTCGCGGTGATACTGCTCTTCCCGGATTCGGGTCCGGTCCTGTTGACGATTACGGGGGAGAAGGAAGCTCCGCAGACTTTGAGGAAAAACTCAAGGATGAGGATCAGATCCAGCTCGTCAGTTTTGTTGTCGGAGACAAGGAGTACGGATTGCCGATTATGGTAATTCAGGAGGTGGTCAGGAAAATTCCTGTGACCCTTCTGCCTGCGGCTCCCCGCTTTATGCAGGGCATTATCAATCTCAGGGGCAGGGTTACTCCGGTGCTTGATCTGAGATATCTTCTGCATGACGGAATGGGTATCCATGATAAATTTGTGGTTATTTGCAGACATAAAGGATTGCAGATAGGTTTGGCCATTAGCGCAGTCAGGACCATGTATCGCGCGGATAGTAAAGACATGGTCTGGGGTGTGGAGTCAGAAGTAGGTGTCAGCTCTGATTTTCTGCTCGGTCTTTATAAAAATGGTGAAAAACTGGTCAGTGTTCTTTCCGTGGATCGGCTGGTGGAACAAATTTTAAAGAGTGAAGGAGAGGGAAATGCCTAA
- a CDS encoding HEAT repeat domain-containing protein, which produces MTDCSKVLDELKSDNNEVVREAAFQAGELKCADAVPLLADLLKSNHLGLQEAADHALRNIGGKGVVQVVVPLLRSDDAPARNLSMDILREVGAQDFASLVALVHDDDADIRIFATDILGSTNSFMAVEPLCDALLKDPEVNVRYQAAVSLGDLANPAAARCLNKAMQDDEWVQYAVIEALAKIKHSSSVDALVKALNSSSDLVASMIVDALGEVGNIKAVTMLLRHLDKSPTALRNKIVKAIVSILGGKSLKLLSANEREKLREYMLVALKDEDEDVQDAAISGLSYVGGEKATEEVLNLASELDPDRDRDRLGVIIDDLSNLGMNEAMVAALNSGNFKKAAIVIELMSRLEGPEVSKALMDAFGNGDRDIKRGILEALVGTAGEEAKEFFENVLESEQDGSMLKSAINFLGGKLKDVEAVDSIFGLLTHSYDDVKEAALNACVAIGGEDVNQRFVKLFSNDEPIERLMAVFAMGKIDAFGNLEHIRIALEDEVPDIRKIALEALHDCSSDPESMSLIFSRLHDENRDVRLTVIELLGGCYTEEAITYIIQALQDDDDWVQIRAAEALGAHREESALPQLITMLDSPHKLVVLKVIEVLGAIGGTMAFQALLEASNSDSDPEVIQAAEEAILRIQEEQGEGD; this is translated from the coding sequence ATGACGGATTGTTCTAAGGTTCTGGATGAACTTAAAAGTGACAACAATGAAGTTGTCCGTGAGGCCGCGTTTCAGGCTGGGGAGTTGAAATGTGCAGATGCCGTTCCTCTGCTGGCCGATCTTTTAAAGTCCAACCATTTGGGATTACAGGAAGCTGCCGATCACGCTCTTCGCAATATCGGCGGCAAGGGAGTTGTTCAGGTCGTAGTTCCCCTGCTGCGATCTGATGATGCCCCGGCAAGGAACCTTTCCATGGACATTCTGCGTGAAGTAGGTGCGCAGGATTTTGCTTCTTTAGTGGCACTTGTCCATGACGATGATGCTGATATCAGAATTTTCGCAACCGACATTCTGGGTTCCACCAACAGTTTTATGGCTGTTGAACCTTTGTGTGATGCCCTGCTAAAAGACCCCGAAGTCAATGTCCGTTATCAGGCTGCGGTGAGCCTTGGCGATCTTGCCAATCCCGCTGCTGCCCGCTGCCTGAACAAGGCCATGCAGGATGATGAGTGGGTGCAGTATGCTGTTATTGAGGCATTGGCAAAGATTAAACATTCAAGCTCTGTTGACGCCTTGGTCAAGGCTTTGAATTCCAGTTCCGACCTTGTTGCTTCCATGATAGTGGACGCCCTTGGCGAGGTTGGAAACATCAAAGCTGTTACCATGCTGCTCAGGCATCTGGATAAAAGTCCTACTGCCCTGCGTAATAAAATAGTTAAGGCTATTGTCAGTATTCTTGGCGGCAAGTCCCTCAAGCTTCTTTCCGCCAATGAGCGGGAAAAGCTCCGGGAATATATGCTGGTAGCCCTTAAAGACGAAGATGAAGACGTGCAGGATGCCGCTATTTCCGGTTTAAGCTATGTGGGCGGGGAAAAAGCCACTGAGGAAGTGCTTAACCTTGCCAGTGAACTTGATCCCGACCGTGATCGTGACCGTCTTGGTGTCATTATCGATGATCTTTCAAATCTCGGCATGAACGAAGCAATGGTTGCTGCCTTGAACAGTGGTAATTTTAAGAAGGCGGCAATTGTAATCGAATTGATGTCCAGACTTGAAGGGCCGGAAGTTTCCAAGGCCCTGATGGATGCGTTTGGAAACGGTGATCGGGACATTAAGCGCGGGATCCTCGAAGCTCTTGTTGGTACTGCCGGAGAAGAGGCGAAGGAATTTTTCGAAAATGTTCTTGAGAGCGAGCAGGACGGCTCCATGCTCAAGTCGGCCATTAACTTTCTTGGTGGCAAGCTTAAGGATGTGGAGGCTGTTGACTCAATTTTCGGGTTGCTCACCCATTCCTATGATGATGTGAAGGAAGCAGCTCTCAACGCTTGCGTCGCTATCGGCGGCGAGGATGTGAATCAGCGTTTTGTGAAATTGTTCAGCAATGATGAGCCTATTGAGCGTCTGATGGCAGTCTTTGCTATGGGCAAGATTGATGCTTTCGGCAACCTTGAGCATATTAGGATTGCTCTTGAGGACGAGGTCCCGGATATCAGGAAAATCGCCCTTGAAGCATTGCACGACTGCTCTTCAGATCCTGAAAGCATGTCTCTTATTTTTTCAAGATTACATGATGAAAATCGCGATGTGCGCTTGACTGTGATCGAGCTTCTAGGAGGCTGTTACACAGAAGAAGCGATTACTTATATTATTCAAGCCCTTCAGGATGACGACGACTGGGTGCAGATAAGAGCTGCAGAAGCCCTTGGCGCTCATCGTGAAGAAAGTGCATTGCCTCAACTTATAACAATGTTGGATTCTCCACATAAGCTTGTGGTCCTTAAGGTTATTGAAGTATTAGGCGCCATTGGCGGAACTATGGCGTTTCAGGCTCTTCTGGAAGCGTCCAATTCCGATTCTGACCCCGAGGTTATTCAGGCTGCCGAAGAAGCTATTTTGAGAATTCAGGAAGAGCAAGGAGAAGGAGACTAG
- a CDS encoding phage tail protein, whose translation MIIYTTKDGDMLDRICWKHYGTESAVPEVLEANPGLADLGAVLEAGVEIILPEIATPEPDQGISIWD comes from the coding sequence ATGATCATCTACACCACAAAAGACGGCGACATGCTGGACCGCATATGCTGGAAGCACTACGGAACAGAATCAGCAGTACCGGAAGTCCTTGAAGCGAACCCCGGCCTTGCCGATCTGGGCGCGGTTCTGGAAGCCGGGGTTGAAATCATCCTGCCGGAAATTGCAACACCGGAACCGGATCAGGGGATAAGCATATGGGATTAA
- a CDS encoding phage tail protein, producing MGEDFLHGDEVLEIDDGPRTLRTVRSSVICIVGTAPDADVTVFPYDKPIMIAGNRRKAAKLGTTGTLPNSVAGIFSQIGAAVVVIRVEEGANLAATMTNVIGGVDENTGEYTGIQAMLGCKSEVGFTPRLLVAPGFTHQQDEDSENPGVFLKNPVAARLEAVANRLKGIPIIDGPNTNDEDAIAMENLLGARCYLIDPWPKVYRSGVYVHEPPSAFIAGLIAKIDNDKGFWHSPSNHEIMDISGLSRPVDFALGDTNCRANLLNEKNVTTIINEDGFRLWGNRLCGNDPKWAFLSVRRTADMINETLLQEHLWAVDRNITKTYFEDVVEGVNAYLRNLTNKGAILGGECWADPELNSPDQLAAGHVYFDFDFTPPAPAERITFRSRMVNKYFEEVF from the coding sequence ATGGGTGAAGATTTCCTTCACGGTGATGAAGTTCTTGAAATTGACGATGGCCCGCGCACACTTCGCACTGTGCGTTCCTCGGTTATCTGCATTGTTGGTACTGCGCCCGATGCAGATGTAACCGTATTCCCTTACGATAAACCGATCATGATTGCAGGTAACCGTCGTAAAGCAGCCAAGCTGGGAACAACTGGAACTTTGCCTAATTCAGTCGCGGGGATATTCAGCCAGATTGGTGCGGCGGTTGTTGTAATTCGCGTTGAAGAAGGCGCAAACCTTGCTGCAACCATGACCAACGTAATCGGTGGAGTTGACGAAAATACAGGGGAATACACTGGTATACAGGCAATGCTTGGCTGTAAGTCTGAAGTAGGATTTACTCCGCGTCTTCTGGTCGCTCCGGGCTTCACTCACCAGCAGGACGAAGACAGCGAGAACCCCGGCGTGTTTCTTAAAAATCCTGTAGCAGCAAGATTAGAAGCGGTAGCCAATCGTTTGAAGGGAATCCCTATAATTGATGGACCCAACACTAACGATGAAGACGCAATTGCAATGGAAAACTTGCTCGGCGCGCGCTGTTACCTTATTGACCCGTGGCCTAAAGTCTACCGTAGTGGTGTTTATGTTCATGAGCCTCCCTCTGCATTTATTGCAGGTTTGATTGCCAAAATCGACAACGACAAGGGCTTCTGGCATTCCCCGTCTAACCACGAAATTATGGATATTTCCGGCCTTTCTCGCCCGGTTGATTTCGCCCTTGGTGATACCAATTGCCGGGCCAATCTGTTGAACGAAAAGAATGTGACTACAATCATTAATGAAGATGGTTTTAGACTTTGGGGCAACCGTCTTTGTGGTAACGACCCTAAGTGGGCTTTCCTTTCCGTGCGCCGTACTGCGGATATGATCAACGAAACCCTGCTTCAGGAACATCTTTGGGCCGTGGATCGCAACATCACGAAGACTTACTTTGAAGATGTAGTTGAAGGCGTAAATGCCTACCTGCGAAATCTGACAAACAAAGGCGCAATACTCGGTGGTGAGTGCTGGGCCGACCCTGAACTCAATAGCCCGGATCAGCTTGCAGCGGGTCATGTCTATTTCGACTTTGATTTCACCCCGCCTGCCCCTGCTGAACGTATTACTTTCCGGTCCCGTATGGTTAATAAATATTTTGAGGAGGTATTTTAA
- a CDS encoding phage tail protein — protein MGMLKLGDYIFSVDTAAYQTLQRFTSQDWAKVKRIGKRASHQDLGPGDDSITLPGVIYPHYKGGLKQIDKMREMIHAGEPLMLVDGQGNVHDKWIILSVDDKRGIFFQDGVPRKQEFTLKIERFEE, from the coding sequence ATGGGTATGCTGAAATTAGGCGACTATATTTTTTCCGTGGACACTGCCGCATATCAAACGCTGCAACGTTTCACCTCTCAAGATTGGGCCAAAGTAAAGCGGATCGGCAAGCGCGCCTCCCATCAGGATTTAGGGCCGGGAGATGATTCTATCACTTTGCCCGGCGTGATTTATCCTCATTACAAGGGGGGATTAAAGCAGATAGATAAAATGCGGGAAATGATACACGCGGGCGAACCGCTTATGCTGGTGGATGGTCAAGGCAATGTCCACGACAAGTGGATTATCTTATCTGTGGATGATAAGCGCGGCATATTCTTTCAGGACGGCGTACCCCGCAAGCAGGAATTCACCCTTAAGATAGAGCGGTTCGAAGAATGA
- a CDS encoding baseplate assembly protein: protein MSNTPIDMSKVPVPDAVEVLDVETIIQETIADYRAEYPEYTAVLESDPIMALLQTVAYRAINHRQRVNDGVRACMVATALGADLDNLGALAPVVRKMLDPGDPDASPPVAPTYEKDDEFRARVQLAPESFSVAGPSGGYEFYALTVPAVRGAAALGPEDGTEAGHVDVYVLSREGNGVPDSEILTAVDSVVNDREIRPLTDHVTIKAAEIVDYSVEARLYIQSGPAPAAVVETARKAVSEFVTARHVLGGAVSLSGIYAALHVEGVARVELISPVADIAMKKQQAAYCTTITVEVANG from the coding sequence ATGAGCAATACCCCTATTGATATGTCGAAAGTTCCGGTCCCTGATGCCGTTGAAGTACTGGACGTTGAAACGATCATTCAGGAAACCATTGCAGACTACCGGGCCGAATATCCTGAATATACAGCTGTACTTGAATCTGATCCTATTATGGCTCTTTTACAGACCGTGGCGTATCGGGCAATCAATCACCGCCAGCGTGTTAATGATGGGGTGCGAGCCTGTATGGTTGCCACTGCACTTGGTGCCGATCTTGATAACCTCGGCGCGCTGGCTCCGGTTGTACGCAAGATGCTTGATCCTGGTGACCCTGATGCAAGTCCACCTGTTGCCCCTACCTATGAAAAGGATGATGAATTCCGCGCCCGCGTCCAGCTGGCCCCGGAATCCTTTTCTGTTGCCGGGCCTTCCGGCGGTTATGAATTTTATGCCCTGACCGTTCCGGCGGTTCGGGGTGCGGCGGCTTTAGGCCCTGAAGATGGCACCGAAGCGGGCCATGTCGATGTTTACGTTTTGAGTCGTGAAGGTAACGGCGTTCCTGATTCCGAAATTCTGACCGCAGTTGATAGCGTGGTCAATGACCGTGAAATCAGGCCTTTAACCGACCACGTTACAATCAAAGCTGCTGAAATAGTAGACTATTCGGTTGAGGCAAGACTTTACATTCAGTCCGGCCCGGCCCCGGCTGCTGTGGTTGAAACCGCACGGAAGGCCGTATCCGAATTTGTTACCGCTCGGCACGTTCTCGGCGGGGCTGTTTCTCTTTCCGGCATTTATGCCGCTCTGCATGTTGAAGGAGTTGCACGCGTAGAACTCATTTCCCCGGTTGCAGATATTGCTATGAAAAAACAGCAGGCTGCATACTGCACCACCATAACTGTAGAGGTCGCAAATGGTTAA
- a CDS encoding phage tail assembly protein, protein MAVVTQEIIHLEEAIEVNKVKYASLTMRRPKVKDQRSAKKMAKTDEDYEAILFANLCEVDVAVIDELYTTDLHKLQTFYRGCNSPNMKGLGRAILALAAFSGSGFNEILEMETDDFVEYLNEMKELKKNAQ, encoded by the coding sequence ATGGCTGTAGTAACTCAGGAAATTATTCACCTTGAAGAAGCAATTGAAGTCAACAAGGTAAAATATGCAAGCCTCACAATGCGTCGTCCGAAGGTTAAAGACCAGCGGTCAGCAAAGAAGATGGCTAAAACAGACGAAGACTATGAAGCTATTCTTTTTGCAAATCTGTGCGAGGTTGATGTGGCTGTCATTGACGAACTGTACACCACTGACCTGCATAAATTGCAGACATTCTACCGGGGCTGCAACTCCCCCAACATGAAAGGTCTGGGCCGGGCCATTCTTGCCCTTGCTGCCTTTTCCGGTTCTGGCTTCAATGAAATTCTTGAAATGGAAACTGACGACTTCGTTGAATACCTGAATGAAATGAAGGAACTCAAGAAGAATGCCCAGTAA
- a CDS encoding baseplate assembly protein W, protein MNGVNAITGEALGGVAHLKQSISRILTTPIGSRVVRRDFGSRLFKLVDRPQDKNFAIEVFSAVAEALDKWEPRYKLTKIAVVSANANGNIVIDLEGKYLPNGEEIKLEGVRAA, encoded by the coding sequence ATGAATGGTGTAAACGCTATTACTGGTGAAGCCCTCGGCGGTGTTGCCCACCTGAAGCAATCCATTTCACGGATTCTGACCACTCCTATCGGTTCGCGTGTTGTGCGCCGGGACTTTGGTTCCCGGTTGTTCAAGCTGGTGGACCGCCCGCAGGATAAGAATTTTGCAATTGAAGTTTTCAGTGCCGTAGCTGAAGCCCTTGATAAATGGGAACCCCGCTACAAGCTCACGAAAATAGCAGTCGTTAGCGCAAACGCTAACGGCAATATAGTGATTGACCTTGAAGGCAAATATTTGCCCAACGGTGAGGAAATCAAGCTTGAAGGGGTACGCGCGGCATGA
- a CDS encoding phage tail protein I, translated as MVKDLLPINATPQERALSKATGKRIESIPVPIRDLWNPDKCPVVFLPWLAWALSVDLWKDEWSEEQKRAVIKASIAIHHKKGTPVAVEKFLAALGYKVRVLEWFEYDGGKYRFKVSTETTGITEAVYLEMIEAVMVSKNKRSHLESIQFHSVLTNNMFSGGNVRTGDVQHIPHRFGIKVNPIQTYAGVAITQADIIKVGIRDSKINIAPIELGMGITMQQVDITNIPVREV; from the coding sequence ATGGTTAAAGACCTCTTACCCATCAACGCTACCCCACAGGAACGCGCCTTATCCAAGGCTACAGGCAAGCGAATTGAATCTATACCCGTGCCTATCCGTGATCTCTGGAACCCGGATAAATGCCCGGTTGTTTTCCTGCCGTGGCTGGCGTGGGCCTTGTCCGTTGATCTTTGGAAAGATGAATGGAGTGAAGAACAGAAACGCGCAGTCATCAAGGCCAGCATTGCCATTCATCACAAAAAGGGAACTCCGGTTGCCGTTGAAAAGTTTCTTGCCGCCCTCGGTTACAAGGTGCGTGTGCTGGAATGGTTTGAATATGATGGAGGCAAATACAGATTCAAGGTCAGTACTGAAACAACCGGGATTACTGAGGCCGTTTATCTGGAAATGATTGAAGCGGTCATGGTGTCCAAAAATAAACGTTCACATCTTGAATCAATTCAATTTCATTCAGTCCTTACGAACAACATGTTTTCAGGGGGCAATGTTCGCACTGGTGATGTGCAGCATATTCCCCACCGTTTTGGAATTAAGGTTAATCCCATTCAAACCTATGCCGGGGTTGCCATAACTCAGGCGGACATAATCAAGGTTGGCATAAGGGATTCAAAAATAAATATCGCACCAATTGAATTGGGCATGGGCATAACCATGCAGCAAGTTGATATAACAAATATCCCCGTTCGGGAGGTTTAG
- a CDS encoding protein-glutamate O-methyltransferase CheR: protein MSSLFSKTISLRKELKISDLEFTQLRDFIYDQAGIFIAGNRKYLLENRLANRLKELNLKNFGEYYSYLQYDPGKKAELNKLFEVITTNETSFYRNPPQLKVFQTKVLPAILDELRKKRRKRLRIWSAGCSTGEEPYTLSMIIHDVLGAEVNSWDIKITANDLSERVLKSARRAVYSEYSLRTTPKDKIAKFFDKDGKQYKVKPNIKQLVSFGQINLSDRMQVKRVERSEIVFCRNVIIYFDEAMKKKVINAYYDNLVPGGYLIIGHSESLHNITRAFKPVHHPGAIIYQKLE, encoded by the coding sequence ATGTCTTCTCTGTTTTCAAAGACAATATCGCTGCGGAAAGAGCTGAAAATCTCCGATCTGGAGTTCACCCAGCTTAGGGATTTCATTTACGATCAGGCAGGTATCTTTATTGCGGGCAACCGTAAGTATCTGCTTGAAAACCGTCTTGCCAACCGCTTGAAGGAACTTAACCTCAAGAATTTCGGCGAGTACTATTCTTATCTGCAATATGATCCGGGTAAAAAGGCCGAGTTGAATAAGCTCTTCGAGGTAATTACCACCAACGAGACCAGTTTTTACCGCAATCCGCCCCAGCTGAAGGTTTTTCAGACAAAGGTTTTGCCTGCTATTCTGGATGAGCTGCGCAAGAAAAGGCGTAAGCGGTTACGCATCTGGTCCGCCGGTTGTTCTACCGGTGAGGAGCCATACACCCTGTCTATGATCATTCATGACGTGCTTGGTGCGGAGGTGAACAGTTGGGATATTAAAATTACTGCCAATGACCTTTCCGAAAGAGTGCTTAAGTCTGCACGTCGTGCTGTTTACAGCGAATATTCATTGCGGACCACTCCCAAGGATAAGATTGCAAAGTTTTTTGACAAGGACGGCAAGCAGTACAAGGTAAAGCCTAACATCAAACAGCTGGTCAGTTTCGGTCAGATCAACCTCAGTGATCGTATGCAGGTCAAGCGGGTTGAAAGATCTGAAATCGTTTTTTGCAGAAACGTGATTATCTATTTTGATGAGGCCATGAAGAAAAAGGTTATCAATGCTTACTACGATAATCTTGTTCCCGGCGGTTATTTAATAATCGGGCATTCCGAATCCCTGCATAATATTACCAGGGCATTCAAGCCGGTTCATCACCCGGGTGCGATTATTTACCAGAAGTTGGAATAA
- a CDS encoding phage major tail tube protein has translation MGVADNVLKNFSISVDGRGYAGNAEEFKPPKVATKRERHRAGGMDGAISLDMGQEDMEASFILTGHFPDVLKEWGVVEGGETAITALGALESYDGSVTQVVINLRGDIVSVEDAPWKPGEKSGETFVMHPKYYKRTHDGEVVYDIDIEGMKRVVGGKDRLEKIRNAIGL, from the coding sequence ATGGGAGTTGCAGATAATGTTCTGAAAAATTTTTCCATTTCCGTAGATGGGCGTGGCTATGCCGGGAATGCCGAAGAATTCAAACCGCCTAAGGTGGCGACCAAAAGAGAAAGGCACCGGGCCGGGGGGATGGATGGTGCCATATCCCTTGATATGGGGCAGGAAGACATGGAAGCTTCCTTCATCCTGACCGGGCATTTTCCTGACGTTCTCAAAGAGTGGGGAGTAGTTGAGGGTGGCGAGACTGCAATTACTGCCCTTGGTGCTCTTGAATCTTACGATGGTTCTGTAACGCAAGTCGTCATTAACCTGCGCGGTGACATTGTTTCCGTTGAAGATGCTCCGTGGAAGCCCGGTGAAAAATCGGGGGAAACTTTTGTTATGCATCCTAAGTATTACAAACGCACTCATGATGGAGAGGTCGTTTACGACATCGATATTGAGGGCATGAAACGTGTAGTTGGTGGAAAAGATCGTCTTGAAAAAATCCGCAACGCGATAGGGCTATAA
- a CDS encoding ParA family protein has protein sequence MESNNTKQSDGTAALAKVYAIANQKGGVGKTTTALTLGQALTRLSKKVLVIDLDPHANASVHMSYFPETVTTSAHDLFFDNADFKSLWGEIVKKRDWVGFDFVPASIRLSELEVDLKDRKNKGMVLSNSLDEIKEYYDYILIDCPPHVGVLLVNAIVAADIVLIPIQTDFLALYGIRLLFDTIKILNKVLPSPVKFRALPTMYDGRAGACRKILNLIRRKLGDKVFSSVIHMDTKFREACASGKIIFDIDPKTRGAQEYMQLAREIVRNEDA, from the coding sequence ATGGAAAGCAATAATACAAAGCAGTCGGACGGAACTGCAGCGTTGGCGAAAGTTTACGCTATCGCCAACCAGAAAGGAGGAGTAGGCAAGACGACAACTGCGTTGACCCTTGGGCAGGCATTGACCAGACTTTCAAAAAAAGTATTGGTTATAGACCTCGATCCCCATGCAAACGCTTCAGTCCATATGTCCTACTTTCCTGAAACCGTCACCACCTCGGCTCATGATCTGTTTTTTGATAATGCAGATTTCAAGAGTCTCTGGGGCGAGATAGTCAAAAAACGCGATTGGGTGGGTTTTGACTTTGTTCCGGCCAGCATTCGGTTATCCGAGCTGGAGGTTGATCTTAAAGACAGAAAGAATAAGGGGATGGTCCTTTCCAATTCATTGGATGAGATTAAAGAGTATTATGATTACATACTCATCGACTGTCCGCCCCATGTGGGAGTACTACTGGTTAACGCCATTGTGGCTGCGGATATAGTTCTTATCCCCATTCAGACTGACTTTTTGGCTCTTTACGGTATCCGGTTGCTCTTTGATACGATTAAGATTCTGAATAAGGTGCTTCCCAGTCCGGTCAAGTTCAGGGCTTTGCCAACTATGTATGACGGCAGGGCTGGGGCATGCAGGAAGATCTTAAATCTCATCAGGAGAAAGTTGGGGGACAAGGTCTTCAGCTCAGTTATCCATATGGATACCAAGTTTAGAGAGGCCTGTGCCAGCGGAAAGATCATTTTTGATATTGATCCGAAAACGCGAGGCGCTCAGGAATATATGCAGTTGGCAAGAGAGATAGTCAGAAATGAAGACGCCTGA
- a CDS encoding chemotaxis response regulator protein-glutamate methylesterase produces MIKVVVVDDSAFMRKAISTMLQKDPGIKVVATARDGEEGLRVIRKHNPDVVTLDIEMPKMDGLTALRHIMMEMPRPVLMVSSLTTEGAESTLKAMDLGAVDFIPKQLSKVSLDIVKIETDLISKVKTVARRKMRPVPRMRATSAARRPAVPVKTPRGRAKRDVVVIGVSTGGPPAVQKILSSLPKDFPAGIVIAQHMPKAFTGPFANRLNGVSQLKVKEAETGDRLLPGHVFVAPGGSHLIIDQKVSRIDLVVTPDPKEALYKPSANVLVSSVAKAVGRRALGVILTGMGNDGRDGIRELKSKGGRAIAQSDSSCVVYGMPKAIVDDGLADEIVDIDDMANAIINNLYQ; encoded by the coding sequence GTGATAAAAGTCGTAGTTGTAGATGATTCCGCTTTCATGCGTAAAGCTATTAGCACAATGTTGCAGAAGGATCCCGGCATCAAGGTGGTTGCCACCGCGCGTGACGGAGAGGAAGGTTTGAGGGTTATCCGGAAGCATAATCCGGATGTGGTTACTCTTGATATTGAAATGCCCAAGATGGACGGTCTGACCGCGCTGAGGCATATCATGATGGAAATGCCACGCCCAGTATTAATGGTCAGTTCCCTGACCACTGAAGGTGCTGAGTCCACCCTTAAAGCCATGGATCTTGGGGCGGTTGACTTCATCCCCAAACAGCTTTCTAAAGTTTCTCTCGACATTGTCAAAATTGAAACCGACCTGATTTCCAAGGTTAAGACTGTTGCCAGACGAAAGATGCGTCCTGTGCCCCGGATGCGTGCAACTTCAGCCGCCCGTAGGCCTGCTGTTCCGGTAAAGACCCCACGTGGACGTGCCAAGCGCGATGTTGTCGTGATAGGGGTCTCCACTGGTGGGCCGCCAGCTGTCCAGAAAATTCTTTCTTCACTGCCCAAAGATTTCCCGGCGGGAATCGTTATTGCGCAGCATATGCCCAAGGCTTTTACCGGTCCTTTTGCGAACCGTCTTAACGGAGTCAGTCAGCTCAAGGTTAAAGAAGCCGAAACCGGAGACAGACTTCTGCCCGGACATGTTTTTGTTGCTCCCGGCGGTTCTCATCTGATTATTGACCAAAAGGTCAGTAGAATCGATCTGGTCGTAACACCTGATCCAAAAGAGGCCTTATATAAGCCTTCTGCAAACGTACTTGTTTCATCGGTTGCCAAGGCAGTTGGACGCAGAGCTCTCGGAGTGATCCTTACCGGTATGGGTAATGACGGTCGTGATGGAATTAGAGAGCTTAAAAGCAAGGGCGGAAGAGCTATTGCCCAGAGCGATTCTTCCTGTGTTGTTTACGGTATGCCTAAGGCTATCGTGGATGACGGACTCGCAGATGAAATTGTAGATATTGATGATATGGCAAATGCGATCATCAACAACCTCTACCAGTAA